In Vigna unguiculata cultivar IT97K-499-35 chromosome 3, ASM411807v1, whole genome shotgun sequence, a single genomic region encodes these proteins:
- the LOC114175531 gene encoding uncharacterized protein LOC114175531 — protein sequence MATPALASIVQQEQQQGEVEAVPSTTTGSSAWKSSGSVAPFFAVMSVLVILAVLSCYLGRKWNRRPKTPLESIRGRGFSGWLKRVCRERIGNDIEVGGVGAKVMVCDDLEELIIVQMVNLFTQTQPKFDAKLKFVRFQHC from the coding sequence ATGGCAACACCAGCACTGGCTTCAATAGTGCAGCAAGAGCAGCAACAAGGTGAGGTAGAAGCTGTTCCGAGCACTACTACTGGTTCTAGCGCATGGAAGTCTTCAGGATCTGTTGCTCCATTTTTTGCTGTGATGTCTGTGCTTGTAATtctggctgttctttcttgctaTTTGGGTCGCAAGTGGAATCGAAGACCCAAAACACCATTGGAGAGTATCAGAGGGAGAGGGTTTTCTGGGTGGCTAAAGCGTGTGTGCAGGGAACGTATCGGCAATGATATTGAAGTTGGGGGTGTTGGGGCCAAGGTCATGGTTTGTGATGACCTTGAGGAATTGATCATTGTACAAATGGTGAACTTGTTCACCCAAACACAACCCAAGTTTGATGCTAAACTCAAATTTGTTCGATTTCAACATTGTTAA